One genomic segment of Impatiens glandulifera chromosome 6, dImpGla2.1, whole genome shotgun sequence includes these proteins:
- the LOC124943684 gene encoding probable arabinosyltransferase ARAD1, whose protein sequence is MADRNLISSFMGIYSSQKSFFCMFLITSILLFIFSLLFVLRSSVGYSPFLDHTQLPNSNLLCGNSISTRTTILKVFMYDLPPQFHFELLDWKPKSKDIVWPDIRNEIPRYPGGLNLQHSIEYWLTLDLLYSELANPNSLQTAIRVRNASEADVIFVPFFSSLCFNRYSRLKPHEKKSKNTMLQEELVKILYEKEEWKRSGGKDHIVLAHHPNSLLDARMQLWPSIFILSDFGRYPPNVANVHKDIIAPYKHVIRSFENDSSSFDSRQTLLYFQGAIYRKDGGYIRQELFYLLKDEQNVHFSFGSIQKDGVNKASEGMRGSKFCLNIAGDTPSSNRLFDAIASHCVPVIISDEIELPYEDVIDYTTFCLFVRSSDAVMPNFLINLVKSIGKDEWTQMWNKIKEVKGLFEFNFPSRKGDAVQMIWQAIARKVPSMKLKIRKSQRFSRYNVVEYRQPSKGFQLPSNLAE, encoded by the coding sequence ATGGCAGACAGAAATCTAATCTCATCCTTCATGGGTATTTATTCTTCACAAAAATCATTCTTTTGCATGTTCTTAATTACCTCAATCCTCCTCTTCATATTCTCTTTACTATTCGTTTTACGTTCATCCGTTGGCTATTCTCCTTTTCTAGATCATACCCAATTACCCAATTCAAATCTCCTTTGTGGGAATTCAATCTCAACTCGAACCACCATTCTCAAAGTTTTCATGTACGATCTTCCTCCCCAATTCCATTTCGAGCTTCTAGATTGGAAACCCAAGTCAAAAGACATTGTTTGGCCCGATATTCGAAACGAAATTCCAAGATACCCGGGTGGTTTAAACTTACAACATAGTATAGAATATTGGCTAACACTTGATCTTCTCTATTCCGAGTTAGCTAACCCCAATAGCCTTCAAACAGCTATTAGAGTACGAAATGCGAGTGAAGCCGACGTTATCTTTGTCCCTTTCTTTTCGTCGTTGTGTTTCAACCGCTATTCGAGGTTGAAACCTCACGAAAAGAAGAGCAAGAACACTATGTTACAAGAGGAATTAGTGAAAATTTTGTATGAGAAAGAAGAATGGAAGAGATCAGGTGGGAAAGATCATATAGTTTTAGCTCATCATCCAAATAGTTTATTAGATGCGAGAATGCAACTTTGGCCTTCAATATTTATACTTTCGGATTTCGGAAGATACCCGCCAAATGTAGCCAATGTTCATAAAGATATAATTGCGCCATACAAACACGTCATAAGGAGTTTCGAGAATGATTCATCGAGTTTTGATAGTAGACAAACTCTTCTTTACTTTCAAGGCGCGATTTATAGAAAAGACGGCGGTTATATTAGACAAGAACTTTTCTATCTACTAAAAGACGAGCAAAACGTCCATTTCTCATTTGGAAGTATTCAAAAAGACGGAGTGAACAAAGCTAGCGAAGGAATGCGTGGTTcgaaattttgtttgaatatcgCGGGCGATACTCCTTCGTCTAACCGCCTCTTCGACGCAATCGCTAGCCATTGTGTTCCGGTTATTATTAGCGATGAGATTGAACTTCCATACGAGGATGTGATTGATTATACtacgttttgtttatttgttcgTTCCTCGGATGCTGTTATGCCgaattttcttataaatcttGTTAAGAGTATAGGAAAAGATGAATGGACACAAATGTGGAACAAGATTAAGGAagttaagggtttatttgaatttaattttccATCGAGGAAAGGTGATGCGGTTCAAATGATTTGGCAGGCTATCGCGCGAAAGGTTCCATCTATGAAACTTAAAATTCGCAAGTCTCAAAGGTTTTCGAGGTACAATGTTGTTGAATATAGACAGCCGAGTAAAGGTTTTCAATTGCCTTCTAATCTTGCCGAATAA